From the genome of Acipenser ruthenus chromosome 14, fAciRut3.2 maternal haplotype, whole genome shotgun sequence, one region includes:
- the ninj2 gene encoding ninjurin-2 produces MGSARGRTEMQDERSAPRRDATPLNLNHYATKKSVAESMLDVALLMANASQLKAVIEQGPGFKYYITLLALISLSLLFQVVIGGLFIAMARKDLNDVGNQRKLNILNNMATGLVFITAIINVFITAFGVQKTGLYPN; encoded by the exons GATGAGCGCAGCGCCCCCAGGAGAGACGCGACCCCCCTCAATCTGAACCACTACGCCACCAAGAAGAGCGTGGCGGAGAGCATGCTGGATGTGGCTCTGCTCATGGCCAACGCCTCGCAGCTGAAGGCCGTAATCGAGCAGGGGCCCGGGTTCAAGTATTACATCACCCTCCTCGCCCTCATCAGCCTCTCTCTGCTCTTCCAGGTGGTCATCGGAGGCCTCTTCATTGCCATGG CTCGGAAGGACCTCAACGATGTGGGGAACCAACGGAAGCTGAATATCCTGAACAACATGGCAACGGGGCTGGTGTTCATCACAGCGATCATCAACGTCTTCATCACAGCATTCGGGGTCCAGAAAACAGGGCTCTACCCCAACTGA